The proteins below come from a single Comamonas antarctica genomic window:
- a CDS encoding Fe-Mn family superoxide dismutase, protein MEHTLPPLPYAIDALAPHYSQETLEYHHGKHHNAYVVNLNNLQKGTEFETMTLEEIIKRSSGGIYNNAAQIWNHTFFWNCMTPNGGGEPTGALADAINQKWGSYAAFKESFVKSAVGNFGSGWTWLVKKPDGSVDIVNTGAAGTSLTTEDKALLTVDVWEHAYYIDYRNLRPKFVETFLDKLVNWKFAQANFA, encoded by the coding sequence ATGGAACATACCCTGCCACCACTGCCTTACGCAATCGATGCCCTGGCACCGCATTACAGCCAGGAAACGCTCGAGTACCACCACGGCAAGCACCACAATGCCTACGTCGTGAACCTGAACAACCTGCAAAAGGGCACCGAGTTCGAGACCATGACGCTTGAAGAGATCATCAAGCGCTCGTCGGGCGGCATCTACAACAACGCCGCCCAGATCTGGAACCACACCTTCTTCTGGAACTGCATGACCCCGAACGGCGGCGGCGAGCCCACCGGCGCGCTGGCTGACGCGATCAACCAGAAGTGGGGCAGCTACGCCGCGTTCAAGGAATCGTTCGTGAAGTCGGCCGTGGGCAACTTCGGTTCGGGCTGGACCTGGCTGGTGAAGAAGCCCGACGGCTCGGTCGACATCGTCAACACCGGCGCAGCCGGCACCTCCCTGACGACCGAAGACAAGGCGCTGCTGACCGTGGACGTCTGGGAGCACGCCTACTACATCGACTACCGCAACCTGCGTCCCAAGTTCGTCGAGACCTTCCTCGACAAGCTGGTGAACTGGAAGTTCGCCCAGGCCAACTTCGCCTGA